The nucleotide sequence CAAGGCTCTGACCACTGGCTGCAGGACAgaccctccctgctgctggcgaAGGGGGTCAGCAGGCAGGACACGAGGAATACCCTGTGCCACGGAGGGACTGAAGACAGAGCCCCAGGAGGTGCCACCCCAGCCATCGCCCAAGGGATCTTTCAACCACAGCCACATGCATAGGCAGCGGTGCCAAGCCCAGCACTGCAAACTCAAGTCAGGACTGACACCTCGAGCCCGGACCTGCACCCTGGCACAAACAGGCATAAACACCCAGCCTGGCCAGTCAGCCCCCATATGCCCAGCCACACTCCCCCCTCAGACACCCGCTGCTTTCAGTGCACGATgccacagtgccccctgcaggcGTGGGGTGGATCCTGGCCAGCCATTTGGCACATGCTAGTTTTCCCGGGACTGGGTGCAGAGCAGGTCTTTCGGGCCCAGGGCAGCGGCACTCTTCTACGGTGACCCGTGCGTCAGGCTGTGCATTCATCTCCTTCTGCCAGAACTGCCATCGAAAGCGGGGCCCGGCCCGGTGTCCAGCGCAGGGCTGCGCTGCACTCATTCTGCTCGCCGGATGAACCAGATCTCATTGCGCCGCTGCGGGATGCTGGGGTTCTCATAGGCAGCCACCATGTAGCTTTCCCGCAGCACGGTGTCTGTGGAGCCCAGCAGCTCCCAAAGATGGCGGATCTCCCGGAGGATCGTCTCCTCTGTCGTCACCCCGTAGAACACCCTGGAACAAAGGGAGCGGCCACAGCCACCGGAGACCAGTCACCTGGCAATCTCCCCTagccagccccacccctagcACGCCCCAATCCTCCCCCCAGAGCCGCTGACGCTCctacccttctcctcctctccctcagaGATGTTTCCTCCGCCCACACCATTCAGCTCCTTCCCCCGCTGGGCTCAGACaactttcctctccctctcccgcaGCCTGCAGcaatggcaggggtggggctcacCTGGTCAGGACGCGGAGCGGCTGTCTCTCCACGATGCGGATGTCAGGGTCCGTGGGCACAGGGGGGTCAGGCTGGAACTCCCCTGGGAGGTAATAGGTAGTGGTGATGTCCCGCAGCAGCTCGGTGCCCCCCTCGCTCAGGCGGATCTCGTTCACCACAGGCACCGTCATGCCCAGGTAGCGGCCTGCAGGGAGGCAGGCACAGGCCAGCAGTGAGAGGGCGCCCAAGGGGTGGagccagccccccgcccctcacctCCCAGTACACACCTGTGGAGTTCTCCTTGCAGATGTAGCGCATGAGTTTCATGAAGCCCATGGAGATGCTCTGTTCGTACATCGGCTCCCCCTTGGTGACGCAGGCCCACTTCCCCGCTGGGTACAGCCGCTCCTCGCACTGAGACAGGCAGGGAGACAAGTTGGTCAGAGCCAAGAACAGGGCAGGAGGCTGCCTGCTGATGACAACACCCCATCACGTGGtcactgcccaccccccactgccagtCACCAGGTGGGGGAAGAAAGCTCCTCTGGGCCGTGGGCCCTGGCCACTAGCGCTGTTGGCAGAAAGAAAGGGGGACACATCCCAGCCGGGTGTGGCCAAATGCAAGCGATGGGGTGGCACACCCAGGAGCATGGGCCTTAAAACTGCGGAGTTCCACTGCTGGAGGACATGGGGTTTGTAAGGGGTCAGGCTGTGGGGCAATCCAGAGTCCTCTGGGTTGTAAACTTTACCTGGACACATGGTCTGCATGCAGCACTGGGCGTCCTACCCGTTTCCAGACCCTGTTCTATACAGATCAGAGAAGCGATAGCCGGGGGTGCTGGGGACCCTGTGGTACAGGACACCATAGGCAGTCAGGTGCCTCCAGCAGCTTTTCCTAGATATACACCACAGCCTCAGCTGCCCTGACGGGAGGGGAAGACGCCACCAGGAAATCCCACTGCCGTCCTACCCCAGAGAAGCAAGGACAACACGAGGGGACCGGAAGAGGTGACCACAGGGGCAAAGCTGGAGAGGATTTCTCCATTCCTTGCCCTGCCAAGGGCAAGTGCAGCAGGAAGATGGttgccagagcccagctgtgggtgcagggaaggggctggggccaTGGCGCTCTGCAAAAGAGAGGCTCTGGATTAGGCagcctggagccagggctcccagGGGTGTTTGAGAAGCTGTAAGCTAGGTGGGGAGAGGCCGGGCAGTCACTTAATACCAAAGACCTAGCGTGTGCTTCCAGGTCAAAGACAACAAGTCTCCATGTTGCCTCCAAAGAGCCAGCCTGGAATAAACACGGTCGAGCCAGTGGCCCACGAACCAGCCTGACGGAGGAGATGCTGGTCACCAGTCCCCAAGGTTCTACGCGACTTGCCTCTGCAGTCACACCTGTGGGACCACGAGCCTCTGGACTCGTCTGCTGGGGCCCTCGCCCCGCCCTGGCTGGGCAGGGATCTGAGGGCATGACAAAGGGGAGCGTCCCAAACCACCCTCCAGTTCCTCCCACCGAGTGTTCTGCACACTGAGCACGGGAGGGTAGATCAGAGCTTCTAAGCCTCATGCCCAGGGGTGTGATCCTCACCCCTCCTCCAGGACCCATGTGCCCAAAGGGTGGCTCCCTGTGCTCCGGCATTTGTCATGGCAAAGCAAAGGAGGCTGCATTCTGCACTGCAATGCCCGGGCCAGACGCCAGGGACAGGCTGATCTGAGCCACGCAGGCAGATCCCCTTCAGCGTGACCAGCACTGGAGTCTTGGGCTCACACAGCTCACAAGTCTCTCCTCTGTCTTATGGTGCCCTGCAGGACGCTGACACAACGGGCACTAGTACAGCCCAGTCAATGCCAACACAGCTGGGTAGCTGGCAGTTCTCACCTGCGCTGGAGCCTGGCTGCAAACCTAGCCCAGGTGACTGGTGCTTTATCCCCAGGGGAGGACACGACAGCTCCAGCCTGCTGCTCTTGCCAGTGGCCACAGTTGCTCCCTGGCAGCCCAGATTCTGGTGAGTGAAAGACTATTCCCCACCCCTCTCAGGGAGCTGGGAAAGCCAGACTGTCACCCCAAGCTGGGTTCACCAAGGCCTGGGCAGCTGCCATGACTGTGCTATAGGATCTGCAGCAGGCATGGTACAACCTTTCGATGCCCTGGCACTGATGCCGGGCTCAGCATCAGAGCAACAGCACAATGGCACTGGCCAAGCCAAGCCTCTGCCTGGTGCGGAGGCAGCCCTGGGCACCCGAGGGTGCCTTGGAAACCCCAGGCCGGGACAGTGGTGTGACAGAAATGCTGCTGTAAGTAATGAGGAGAGGACTCCTGCAGGGACTGCTTTGTATTAACCAATAACCCTCATCTGTACCAACGGCATGGACATGAGAGATGGGGAGTTGCAGAGACCTACGAACACACTGATCTAACCTGGACTGGGTTAGGGGATGTTCACTAGACCCTGATGCTTGAATTCAATGGAAGGCAAGGCAATGGCTTCCCAGCTCACAATGCCAAGGCACACACTGGAAAGCCAATGGGGCAGCTGGCAGCTTCACAGATCCTGGGTCTTGTCTCCAAGGTGCTGCAAACCTTGCCTTGCCAGGCTGGGAAGGCGAGCACCAGAGGAGACTGAAGAGGAGAACCCCTCGTGGAGGGGAGGCTGTGGCGAGCAGGtgcctggcagggctgggaagaacTAGTGCCGCAGGCCACATGCTTCAGTGTTTCCAATCAGTTTGCTCTGAAGTGTTTCGTTCTACATACCAGTGCTCTGCTTCCGGGGAGCTGCTGCTTGCTAGTTCCCACTGGCCTTGCCCGGAGGGAATGACCTGCAGGACCCAGCGAAGTCAGACCTCCTAAGGTGACCACCATTGATTCAGTGCTGGATGTCAGCGCTGTCTGTGAGAGAGAAACCAACGTTTCCCCGACCAGAGGGAGAGGGCAGCCGGCTGACACCTGGAGGGTGTGTGGGGAAGAGACCGGGTGGTGGGAGAGGTGCAGCTAGCCTGAGCACTGTGACAAGCTGCCCACCCTGTGCTAGAGCCACTGGCACCCGCTTCCTGGCTCAGAAACAGATGCTAGCTGCAGCGGGTCAGGAGCAGAGAGCGCTACAGGAATCAGATGGACCTTCCAGGACCCAGGCAGAGCAGATCCTGGTCAAGGGTAAAACCCAAGATGAACCAAAGAGCTTTGGGGTGGTCAAAGAACAGaccaggggagggaggcagaggctgctggggagcagagtgaACCCCTGTGTGCAGAGGGGATGTCGTGGATAAGGGGCAGGCCCACTACACTCGAGGTAAGGAGATCTGCACATAGACACTCATTGGGTGAtggcccttttccctgggtaggCTCCAGTCCTGCTGTGGGGAACAAACCCTACTGGTCACAGCCCCCCAGGAAGGCTGGTAGGTACCCTGGGCCTGGACTAAGTGTGGGAGAACGGCAGGATTCCACCTGGCACGAGAAGGCAGTGCAGGGTCTGTCAGCTGTGTGGTGCACTCAGCAACCCGCAAGGGCTCGACGGTGTAGCTGGCCTGGAACGGAGACATCAAACGAGGACGAGAGAGAAGTCTGGCTCCAACATCACCTGCTGGATCTCACTCTGCCTGCTGGAACGGAGAGCACTCTAGGCCACGTACTTCAGCCTCAGCACTGGGCGCCAGTGCTGCTCATGATGGGCACTGCGCCACTTTGGTGAGCAACTTCTGCCAGTTGATGGCGCACGACTATTGGCACTGCACTTGGTTGACCCAGACAGAATTCAATGCTACTTACACTGGGCACGGAATCACCTTGGCTCTCGGATCTCCAGACTTAACAGGGCCAGGCCCATGACCCGACTCAGTCAGGCCAGAGGGGTTCTGGGCTCACGGTGCCATGTATGCCAACGGAACCTTGAAAGGGTTAACTCTTTCAAAATGATCCCTCCACCGGGCTCCCATGGGCCGAGCTGCTGGAAGAGGCCTCTTTCCTTGTTCAGAGGTAGAGGCCTGGAGTCAGCCAACTCTAGGTGGCACAGGTGAGCGAGGATCAGCTGCTTCCCCGAaaagagcagggggaagggagaatcCAGCTGGCAAGCTTGGGCGAGCGGCTCATAGAAGAACTCTTCCAGCTGGATTTCCACTGGGGAGGAGGCAAAGCAGACAGTGCCAGGGCGGAGGCGCTGCGC is from Dermochelys coriacea isolate rDerCor1 chromosome 3, rDerCor1.pri.v4, whole genome shotgun sequence and encodes:
- the LOC119853024 gene encoding heme-binding protein 1-like isoform X4; translation: MARITLEDLNGLDDESLDEDEEPMDGEEQNRLFSHWETVASTHQVTLPQEMAGPIMQMTQHRQVREPVPYVTLLQHEKCEERLYPAGKWACVTKGEPMYEQSISMGFMKLMRYICKENSTGRYLGMTVPVVNEIRLSEGGTELLRDITTTYYLPGEFQPDPPVPTDPDIRIVERQPLRVLTRVFYGVTTEETILREIRHLWELLGSTDTVLRESYMVAAYENPSIPQRRNEIWFIRRAE
- the LOC119853024 gene encoding heme-binding protein 1-like isoform X1 → MGHQPLPHRRAGGNPHACEVLGYVCAGDAVDACWQQHLARAPTAYEQHFAWQRFPYCESSTRRNCGVGMARITLEDLNGLDDESLDEDEEPMDGEEQNRLFSHWETVASTHQVTLPQEMAGPIMQMTQHRQVREPVPYVTLLQHEKCEERLYPAGKWACVTKGEPMYEQSISMGFMKLMRYICKENSTGRYLGMTVPVVNEIRLSEGGTELLRDITTTYYLPGEFQPDPPVPTDPDIRIVERQPLRVLTRVFYGVTTEETILREIRHLWELLGSTDTVLRESYMVAAYENPSIPQRRNEIWFIRRAE
- the LOC119853024 gene encoding heme-binding protein 1-like isoform X2, producing MMFHFQSTWEKSRNCGVGMARITLEDLNGLDDESLDEDEEPMDGEEQNRLFSHWETVASTHQVTLPQEMAGPIMQMTQHRQVREPVPYVTLLQHEKCEERLYPAGKWACVTKGEPMYEQSISMGFMKLMRYICKENSTGRYLGMTVPVVNEIRLSEGGTELLRDITTTYYLPGEFQPDPPVPTDPDIRIVERQPLRVLTRVFYGVTTEETILREIRHLWELLGSTDTVLRESYMVAAYENPSIPQRRNEIWFIRRAE
- the LOC119853024 gene encoding heme-binding protein 1-like isoform X3, coding for MRSGAFPSRNCGVGMARITLEDLNGLDDESLDEDEEPMDGEEQNRLFSHWETVASTHQVTLPQEMAGPIMQMTQHRQVREPVPYVTLLQHEKCEERLYPAGKWACVTKGEPMYEQSISMGFMKLMRYICKENSTGRYLGMTVPVVNEIRLSEGGTELLRDITTTYYLPGEFQPDPPVPTDPDIRIVERQPLRVLTRVFYGVTTEETILREIRHLWELLGSTDTVLRESYMVAAYENPSIPQRRNEIWFIRRAE
- the LOC119853024 gene encoding heme-binding protein 1-like isoform X5, with the translated sequence MVSCTTGSPAPPAIASLICIEQGLETGRTPSAACRPCVQCEERLYPAGKWACVTKGEPMYEQSISMGFMKLMRYICKENSTGRYLGMTVPVVNEIRLSEGGTELLRDITTTYYLPGEFQPDPPVPTDPDIRIVERQPLRVLTRVFYGVTTEETILREIRHLWELLGSTDTVLRESYMVAAYENPSIPQRRNEIWFIRRAE